A window of Microbacterium lushaniae genomic DNA:
TTCCAGTAGTCGCGGCAGGCGTCGTCGATCGACAGCCGTGTGCGCCAGCCCAGCTCCCGCGCGGCCTTCGACGGGTCGCAGTACGTCGCGGCCACGTCCCCCGGTCTGCGCGGCAGCACGCGGGCCGGCAGTTCGCGGCCGACGGCCTTCTCGAACGAGGCGATGAGCTCCCGCACGCTCACCGGCGTGCCGGTGCCGAGGTTGTACACGGCGTACCCGGGCTTCGCCTGCTCCAGCGCGACCACGTGACCCTCGGCCAGGTCGACGACGTGGATGTAGTCGCGCAGACCGGTGCCGTCGGGGGTGTCGTAGTCGTCGCCGAAGATCCCGATCTCATCCAGCGCCCCGATGGCCACGCGCGAGACGTAGGGCATGAGGTTGTTCGGGATGCCTGCCGGATCTTCGCCGATGAGCCCGCTCGGGTGCGCGCCCACGGGGTTGAAGTACCGCAGCACCGTGACGTTCAGCTCGGGGTTCACGCGGGCAAGGTCGGCGAGGACGACCTCGTTCATGCGCTTGGACTTGCTGTAGGCGTTGGAGAGGTCCACGCTCGTGGACGCCTCCTCCGTGAAGGGGAGGTCGGCGGGGTCGGAGTACACCGTGCCGGTGCTGGAGAAGACGAGCGAGCGGATGCCGTGGCGGACCCCGACCTCTGCCAGGGCGAACGTCGTGTCGAGGTTGTTGCGGTAGTACTCCAGTGGGATCTGCGTGGACTCCCCCACGGCCTTGAAGGCGGCCAGATGGATGATCGCGTCGATCGGGCCGTGCGCGGCGAAGACGCCCTCGACGACCTCGCGGTCGGCAGCATCCCCCACCACCAGGGGCGCGGGCTTGCCGGTGATCTGGGCGACCCGGTCAGCGGCGACCGCACTCGTGCCCGACAGGTCGTCCAGCAGCACCACCTCGTGACCGGCATCCAGCAGGGATACGGCGGTGTGCGCGCCGATGTAGCCGGCACCACCGGCCAGAAGTACTCGCATGAAGCCAGCGTATCCGCCCGAGGGCAGCAGGTCAGGCGTGCTCAGCGCCCGTCGAGGCGACCGCCCGATTCGCGCAGATAGCACACCCCGCACATCGACTCGTACGTCACGACTCCGGTCGTGGCGCCTTCGTCGATGGCGACCTGGTCGCCGTGGAACACGAACCGGCCGTCCACGAGCCGCGCGTTGAAGATCGCCTTCCGCCCGCATCGGCAGATCGTCTTGAGCTCTTCCAGGCTGTGCGCGACCTCCAGGAGCCGGCGCGAACCGGGGAAGGCTTCGGTGCGGAAGTCGGTGCGGATCCCGTATGCGATCACGGGGATGTCATCCAGCACCGCCACGCGCAGCAGATCGTCGATCTGCCCGGGGGTGAGGAACTGCGCCTCGTCCACGAGCAGGCACGCGATCGCGCGGTCACCGGCTGCCGCAGCGAACGCTGCGCGGGCGTCGTCGTGCGGCCCGATCAGGAAATCTACCCCGCGCGACACACCGAGCCGGCTCTCGATCCGCTCGGCGCCCTTGGTGTCGATCACGGGCTTGGCCAGCAGCACCTGCTGACCGCGCTCCTCGTAGTTGTACGCCGCCTGCAGAAGCCCCGTCGACTTGCCGGAGTTCATCGCGCCGTAGCGGAAGTACAGCTTCGCCATGCGCGGCTCTAGGCCGTGAGCGCCAGGACCTGGGCGGTCTCGCCGGTGATCTCGCGCGCCACCTCGGGCCGCGGGTTGAGCGTCTCACCGTAGCTCGGGATGAGCTCCTTGAGCCGCCCCTCCCATTCCGGCATGCGCTCGGGGAAGCAGGTCTTGAGCAGTCCGAGCATGATCGACACGGCTGTGGACGCGCCGGGGGATGCGCCGAGGAGCCCGGCGATCGAGCCATCCTCGGCCGTCACCACCTCGGTGCCGAACTGCAGGACGCCGCCCTTCTTGGGGTCGCGCTTCATCACCTGCGCGCGCTGTCCGGCGTTCAGCAGCTCCCAGTCCTCGTCCTTGGCGGTGGGCATGAAGGTGCGGAGGCTGTCGACCTTCTTGGAGTGGTTCTTCAGCAACTCGCCGACGAGGTAACGCAGGAGGCTCGGGTTGTCGATCGCGACCTTCAGCATGGGCCAGAGGTTGTGCGCGCGCACCTGCGTCACGATGTCGAGCACCGAGCCGTTCTTGAGGAACTTCGGGCTGAAGGTCGCGAACGGACCGAACAGCAGTGAGGTCTCGCCATCCACGACGCGCGTGTCCAGGTGCGGCACCGACATGGGCGGTGCGCCCACCGATGCCTGCGAGTACACCTTCGCGCGGTGCTGCGCGACGATGGCGGGGTTGGAGGTCTTCAGCCACTGCCCGCCGATCGGGAAGACGCCGTAGCCCTTGATCTCGGGGATGCCCGAGCGCTGCAGGAGCTTGAGCGCCCACCCGCCCGCACCGACGAACACGAACTTCGCGCGGATGGTGCCGGGCGTGCGGCCGACCGTCCCGCGGTAGGTGGCCAGCCACGCGCCATCCTTCTGGCGCTTGAGCTTGCGCACCTCGCAGTTGGTCGCCACCTCGACGCCGGAGTCCTTGAGGTGAGCGAAGAGCTGACGGGTGAGCGCGCCGAAGTCCACGTCGGTGCCGGAGGGCACACGGGTGGCGGCGAAGGGCTGGTCGCTCTTGAGGCGCTGCTTCATGAGCAGGGGCGCCCACTGGTGGATGACGCGCGAATCCTCGCTGTACTCGATGCCGGCGAACAGCGGCTCCTTCTTGAGCACC
This region includes:
- the galE gene encoding UDP-glucose 4-epimerase GalE produces the protein MRVLLAGGAGYIGAHTAVSLLDAGHEVVLLDDLSGTSAVAADRVAQITGKPAPLVVGDAADREVVEGVFAAHGPIDAIIHLAAFKAVGESTQIPLEYYRNNLDTTFALAEVGVRHGIRSLVFSSTGTVYSDPADLPFTEEASTSVDLSNAYSKSKRMNEVVLADLARVNPELNVTVLRYFNPVGAHPSGLIGEDPAGIPNNLMPYVSRVAIGALDEIGIFGDDYDTPDGTGLRDYIHVVDLAEGHVVALEQAKPGYAVYNLGTGTPVSVRELIASFEKAVGRELPARVLPRRPGDVAATYCDPSKAARELGWRTRLSIDDACRDYWNWQSRNPAGYATTR
- a CDS encoding thymidine kinase, with the protein product MAKLYFRYGAMNSGKSTGLLQAAYNYEERGQQVLLAKPVIDTKGAERIESRLGVSRGVDFLIGPHDDARAAFAAAAGDRAIACLLVDEAQFLTPGQIDDLLRVAVLDDIPVIAYGIRTDFRTEAFPGSRRLLEVAHSLEELKTICRCGRKAIFNARLVDGRFVFHGDQVAIDEGATTGVVTYESMCGVCYLRESGGRLDGR
- a CDS encoding malate:quinone oxidoreductase; translated protein: MTEDVDVLLIGGGIMSATLGTLLKDLQPDWKIVVCERLSDVAMESSNAWNNAGTGHAALCELNYMPQGPDGTLDPAKAIAINEQFQQSRQLWSTLVEEGVLDAPSTFINATPHMNFVRGEKDVEYLRKRYEVLKKEPLFAGIEYSEDSRVIHQWAPLLMKQRLKSDQPFAATRVPSGTDVDFGALTRQLFAHLKDSGVEVATNCEVRKLKRQKDGAWLATYRGTVGRTPGTIRAKFVFVGAGGWALKLLQRSGIPEIKGYGVFPIGGQWLKTSNPAIVAQHRAKVYSQASVGAPPMSVPHLDTRVVDGETSLLFGPFATFSPKFLKNGSVLDIVTQVRAHNLWPMLKVAIDNPSLLRYLVGELLKNHSKKVDSLRTFMPTAKDEDWELLNAGQRAQVMKRDPKKGGVLQFGTEVVTAEDGSIAGLLGASPGASTAVSIMLGLLKTCFPERMPEWEGRLKELIPSYGETLNPRPEVAREITGETAQVLALTA